A single region of the Desulfatiglans anilini DSM 4660 genome encodes:
- a CDS encoding Tm-1-like ATP-binding domain-containing protein, which produces MGKKVLVISTLDTKGQETLYLKERLEARGLEPLLMDISMRGDEASPADIGPGRVAEAGGSSLQEVRESRERSKITNTMIRGGARIAQDLQKEGQLSGVVGLGGSTGSLMATDVMRALPFGVPKLMISSTAALPGLSTRYIGTGDIALFHSVIEISGLSDLLKNVLDRAAAAMAGQVQDDIISPRSTAGKAIALTMLGPCEKCASSVREALTQEGYQVIGFSAAGVCDRAMEDMIADGLFSGVVDLAPGGVGEHLFGFMRDAGPRRLESAGEAGLPQIISTCSVNHMTPAKSKYKPDYAQRPKYDLDRFRTWIRLSADELREVAGSFREKLNRSKGPVKVLIPLKGWSSVDYPGNATHNPEEDLVFAGELRKGLKPDIEILEVDANMEDPAFAAAVVKASLQIF; this is translated from the coding sequence ATGGGCAAGAAAGTCCTGGTGATATCCACCCTGGATACTAAAGGGCAGGAGACCCTGTATCTGAAGGAACGGCTCGAGGCCAGGGGCCTCGAGCCCCTCTTGATGGATATCTCGATGCGCGGCGACGAGGCTTCCCCCGCCGACATCGGCCCCGGCCGCGTGGCCGAGGCCGGCGGGAGCAGCCTGCAGGAGGTTCGCGAATCCCGTGAACGCTCTAAAATCACCAACACCATGATCCGGGGTGGCGCAAGGATCGCCCAGGATCTGCAGAAGGAAGGCCAACTCAGCGGCGTCGTCGGGCTCGGGGGCTCCACCGGGTCCCTAATGGCGACGGATGTCATGCGGGCGCTGCCCTTCGGCGTACCCAAGCTGATGATCTCCTCCACCGCCGCCCTGCCGGGCCTTTCCACCCGGTACATCGGTACAGGAGACATCGCCCTTTTTCACTCGGTCATCGAGATATCGGGGCTCTCGGACCTCTTGAAAAACGTCCTGGATCGGGCGGCGGCCGCCATGGCGGGCCAGGTGCAGGATGACATCATCTCCCCCCGCTCCACTGCAGGCAAGGCCATCGCCCTCACCATGCTCGGGCCTTGTGAGAAATGCGCCAGTTCCGTCCGCGAAGCTTTGACCCAGGAGGGATACCAGGTCATCGGGTTTTCTGCGGCCGGGGTCTGCGACCGTGCGATGGAAGACATGATCGCCGACGGACTGTTTAGCGGGGTCGTCGATCTGGCACCCGGCGGCGTCGGCGAACACCTGTTCGGCTTCATGCGGGACGCGGGGCCGAGGCGTCTCGAGTCCGCCGGTGAGGCCGGGCTACCGCAGATCATCTCGACCTGCAGCGTCAATCACATGACGCCGGCCAAATCCAAGTACAAGCCGGATTATGCGCAGCGGCCGAAATACGATCTCGACCGGTTCCGAACCTGGATCCGCCTCTCGGCCGACGAACTGCGCGAAGTGGCAGGGTCGTTCCGGGAAAAACTCAACCGCTCCAAAGGTCCCGTAAAGGTCCTCATCCCCCTCAAAGGATGGTCTTCCGTCGATTATCCGGGAAATGCCACCCACAACCCCGAAGAGGACCTCGTCTTTGCGGGGGAGTTGCGCAAAGGCCTCAAACCTGACATCGAAATCCTCGAAGTGGACGCCAACATGGAGGATCCAGCCTTTGCAGCGGCGGTCGTCAAAGCATCCCTCCAAATTTTTTAA
- a CDS encoding molybdopterin cofactor-binding domain-containing protein: MSQHSVINRRAPRLDAPAKATGRAQYVDDLKMPGMLYGALLQSPIAHAKILNIDTSKALKLPGVKCVVTAAEAGLVKYGVSPARYDETLFCHDKVRYIGDEIAAVAAVDLETAMEAVSLIQVDYEELSPLMTIEDAMAEGAPLIHSDYPGNICAEVHQEFGNVEEAFKQCDLIRTDTFVNKRQDAAFLEPHGCLAAFDPLTGELTLNTSTQTPHYVQRTAAMVLRLPIGKVRVIKPYVGGGFGPKAEAIPLEMAASLMSMKTGKPVKMNYSREQVFLHSRARHQFFHELTTGVKKDGTLMALTNKCYLEGGAYTSFGIATVYYAGSLLGGPYRLPNMKYDGYRIYTNKPTCGAQRGHGGVAARAAWEQQLDAIAQELGIDPVDFRLKNMMERGDTTCNDLNMSSLGMKECIEAVKNGSDWNAKKGKLPPGKGIGIACGFFVSGAGYPIYRSDTYHSTAVLKLREDGGTADLLTASAEIGQGSDTTMGMIAAEALGVRLEDIKVSSGSTDYGVDLGAYSSRQTLMSGHAAKEAAEDVKRQVLEVVSEILGVPMDEMDIKDGLIHFKKDVDFSGLRTAYIKEHRGWTDPPTGDKLTFREAARMAYLARGSIVGTGKYKPPALGGKFKGAAVGTSPAYGCSAQVVEVTVDLETGRVKVDQMTDAHDCGLAINVTSVEGQMQGSLSMGLGEALYEEVKIDAKGRVLNGNLGEYKIATALDMPNVNTIVVETGEPNGPFGAKEVGEGAIMPTIPAILNAVHDAIGVRIDELPLTPERVFMAIQKAKGK; this comes from the coding sequence ATGAGCCAACACAGCGTCATCAACCGCAGGGCGCCAAGGCTGGACGCACCGGCCAAGGCCACGGGACGCGCGCAATATGTCGACGATCTGAAGATGCCGGGCATGCTTTACGGTGCCCTGCTTCAAAGCCCGATCGCCCACGCCAAGATCCTGAACATCGACACCTCCAAGGCCTTGAAGCTTCCGGGGGTCAAGTGCGTCGTTACGGCCGCCGAAGCCGGCCTCGTCAAGTACGGCGTGAGCCCTGCCCGCTACGATGAAACCCTCTTCTGCCACGACAAGGTGCGTTACATCGGCGACGAGATCGCGGCAGTGGCCGCCGTCGATCTTGAAACGGCGATGGAGGCCGTCTCGCTGATCCAGGTGGATTACGAGGAACTTTCGCCCCTCATGACGATCGAAGACGCCATGGCCGAAGGGGCCCCGCTGATCCACTCGGACTATCCGGGCAACATCTGCGCCGAGGTACACCAGGAGTTCGGGAACGTCGAAGAGGCCTTCAAGCAGTGTGACCTCATCCGCACGGACACCTTCGTCAACAAGCGTCAGGACGCCGCCTTCCTCGAGCCGCACGGCTGTCTGGCGGCCTTCGATCCCTTGACGGGAGAGCTCACCCTTAACACCTCCACCCAGACACCGCATTACGTGCAGCGCACCGCGGCCATGGTGCTCCGTCTCCCCATCGGAAAGGTGCGCGTGATCAAACCCTACGTGGGCGGCGGCTTCGGGCCCAAGGCCGAGGCCATCCCGCTCGAGATGGCGGCCTCCCTCATGTCCATGAAGACGGGCAAGCCGGTCAAGATGAACTATTCCCGGGAACAGGTCTTTCTACACTCCCGCGCGCGGCACCAGTTCTTCCACGAATTGACCACCGGAGTCAAAAAGGACGGGACCCTGATGGCGCTGACCAACAAGTGCTACCTGGAAGGGGGCGCTTACACGAGTTTCGGGATCGCCACGGTCTACTACGCCGGATCCCTCCTCGGCGGCCCCTACAGGCTGCCCAACATGAAGTACGACGGCTATCGGATCTACACGAACAAGCCCACCTGCGGGGCCCAGCGCGGGCACGGCGGCGTGGCGGCGCGGGCGGCCTGGGAGCAGCAACTGGATGCCATCGCCCAGGAACTGGGCATCGATCCGGTCGATTTCCGCCTGAAAAACATGATGGAGCGCGGAGACACCACCTGCAACGACCTGAACATGAGCAGCCTCGGCATGAAGGAATGCATCGAGGCCGTGAAGAACGGCTCGGACTGGAACGCCAAGAAGGGCAAGCTCCCCCCCGGCAAGGGAATCGGGATCGCCTGCGGATTCTTCGTTTCGGGCGCCGGGTATCCGATCTACCGTTCGGACACCTACCATTCGACAGCCGTTCTGAAGCTGCGGGAAGACGGCGGCACAGCCGATCTCCTGACGGCCTCCGCCGAAATCGGGCAGGGCTCCGATACGACGATGGGCATGATCGCGGCCGAGGCCCTGGGGGTGAGGCTGGAGGACATCAAGGTCTCCTCGGGCAGCACGGACTACGGCGTGGATCTCGGCGCCTATTCGAGCCGCCAGACCTTGATGAGCGGGCACGCGGCCAAAGAGGCGGCCGAGGACGTCAAACGACAGGTATTGGAGGTCGTCTCCGAGATCCTCGGCGTCCCGATGGACGAGATGGACATCAAAGACGGCCTGATCCACTTTAAAAAAGACGTGGATTTCAGCGGCCTGCGCACGGCTTACATCAAAGAGCATCGGGGCTGGACCGATCCGCCCACCGGAGACAAACTCACCTTCAGGGAGGCCGCCCGCATGGCCTACCTCGCCAGAGGCAGCATCGTCGGAACCGGGAAGTACAAGCCGCCGGCACTGGGCGGCAAATTCAAAGGGGCGGCCGTCGGGACCTCGCCGGCCTATGGCTGCTCCGCCCAGGTTGTGGAGGTGACGGTCGACCTCGAAACCGGACGCGTCAAGGTAGACCAGATGACGGACGCCCACGACTGCGGTCTGGCGATCAACGTGACCTCCGTCGAGGGACAGATGCAGGGATCGCTCTCCATGGGGCTCGGTGAGGCCCTCTATGAAGAGGTGAAGATCGACGCCAAGGGGCGGGTGCTCAACGGCAACCTTGGCGAGTACAAGATCGCCACGGCCCTGGACATGCCCAACGTCAACACCATCGTGGTGGAAACCGGAGAGCCGAACGGTCCGTTCGGGGCCAAGGAGGTTGGGGAAGGGGCCATCATGCCCACGATCCCGGCCATCCTGAACGCGGTACACGACGCGATCGGCGTTCGGATCGATGAGCTTCCGCTCACGCCGGAAAGGGTCTTCATGGCCATTCAGAAGGCCAAGGGGAAGTAA
- a CDS encoding FAD binding domain-containing protein, whose translation MLLPRFDYHEPGSVANVCELLSQFKGDGKVLAGGTDLLVNLKKKVFTTANVISVGKIADLKGVDKKNGQVRIGARENVADLAENALVKKTFAALASGAGWLGSPLVRNLATIAGNVVSARPAADLPPSLIAYGAEAVLQKTGGERTVPVESLFTGPGATILAQDELLTAFLLPAPLPNSGAGYQKLGVREALEISLVNVAAFIALDGPDGPIKAARVVLGSVAPTPIRAPSAENALIGEKPSDALFEKAANAASGDSRPIDDFRGSAAYRRAMVGVLTKRALDAALKDARARS comes from the coding sequence ATGCTTTTACCTAGATTCGATTACCATGAGCCCGGGAGCGTGGCGAATGTCTGCGAACTGCTGTCACAGTTCAAAGGGGACGGAAAAGTTCTGGCAGGCGGAACGGACCTTTTGGTCAACCTCAAAAAAAAGGTCTTCACCACGGCGAATGTGATCTCCGTCGGAAAAATCGCAGACCTGAAAGGGGTGGACAAGAAAAATGGGCAGGTGCGCATCGGCGCCCGTGAAAACGTGGCGGATCTGGCCGAAAACGCGCTGGTGAAGAAGACCTTTGCCGCCCTCGCCTCCGGCGCGGGCTGGCTCGGTTCCCCGCTGGTCAGAAACCTCGCGACCATCGCCGGCAATGTGGTTTCGGCCCGTCCGGCGGCCGACCTTCCCCCGTCCCTTATCGCCTATGGTGCAGAGGCCGTGCTCCAGAAAACAGGCGGCGAGCGCACCGTCCCGGTGGAATCGCTCTTTACCGGCCCGGGCGCCACGATCCTGGCCCAGGATGAACTTCTGACCGCTTTTCTCCTGCCGGCACCGCTCCCGAACTCGGGAGCCGGGTACCAGAAGCTCGGGGTTCGTGAGGCGCTCGAGATCTCCCTCGTCAACGTGGCGGCCTTCATCGCTCTCGATGGTCCGGACGGACCGATCAAGGCCGCACGGGTGGTCCTCGGTTCGGTCGCCCCCACGCCCATCCGGGCGCCGTCGGCCGAAAATGCGCTGATCGGCGAAAAGCCCTCCGACGCACTGTTCGAGAAAGCAGCGAATGCAGCCTCGGGCGACAGCCGCCCGATCGACGACTTCCGCGGATCCGCCGCATACCGGCGGGCCATGGTGGGGGTCCTGACGAAACGCGCCCTCGATGCGGCCCTCAAGGACGCCCGGGCCAGAAGCTAG
- a CDS encoding (2Fe-2S)-binding protein, with product MKKLIRLTINGEEMEVAVAPNLTLTDLLRYELGLTGTKKGCDLGDCGACTVIMDGKAVNSCLVLAVQADGKSITTIEGVETGKGLHPLQQAFIDHGSIQCGFCTPGMILSAKSLLEKNPHPNEAEVRRALSGNLCRCTGYQKIVEAILDVGRAR from the coding sequence ATGAAAAAATTGATCCGACTGACCATCAACGGTGAAGAAATGGAAGTGGCCGTGGCACCAAACCTCACCCTCACGGACCTTCTGCGATACGAACTGGGCCTGACCGGCACCAAAAAAGGCTGTGATCTGGGGGACTGCGGGGCCTGTACGGTCATCATGGATGGAAAAGCCGTCAACTCCTGCCTCGTCCTGGCCGTGCAGGCCGACGGGAAAAGCATCACCACCATCGAAGGCGTGGAAACGGGCAAAGGTCTGCACCCGTTGCAGCAGGCTTTCATCGACCACGGTTCGATCCAGTGCGGCTTCTGCACGCCAGGGATGATCCTTTCGGCCAAGAGCCTGCTCGAAAAAAATCCGCATCCCAACGAGGCTGAGGTCAGACGCGCGCTTTCCGGAAACCTTTGTCGCTGCACAGGCTATCAGAAGATCGTCGAGGCCATCCTCGACGTCGGCCGCGCCCGTTGA
- a CDS encoding UbiX family flavin prenyltransferase: MNQRIVVAISGASGVIYGVRLMEHLSKTDVETHLIISPSGKKNIEIETRYTAKDIEAMAAYCYDHRDVGAALASGSFLTSGMVVAPCTIKSLSGIANSYTENLLVRAADVTLKEKRKLVLVVRETPLHKGHLRLMMTAADMGAHLLPPVPSFYHQPKTIEDILDQTIGKIFDYLGIEHNLFQRWGEETSAKPR; this comes from the coding sequence ATGAATCAACGAATCGTCGTAGCCATTTCGGGCGCCAGCGGCGTCATCTATGGCGTACGTCTAATGGAACACCTCAGTAAAACCGATGTCGAAACCCACCTCATCATCTCGCCATCAGGCAAAAAAAATATCGAGATCGAAACCAGGTATACCGCAAAGGATATTGAAGCCATGGCCGCATACTGCTATGATCACCGCGACGTCGGTGCGGCCCTCGCCAGCGGATCCTTCCTCACCTCGGGAATGGTCGTCGCACCCTGCACGATCAAGAGCCTCTCGGGAATCGCCAATTCCTACACCGAAAATCTTCTCGTCCGCGCCGCCGACGTCACGCTGAAGGAGAAGCGCAAACTGGTGCTGGTCGTCCGCGAAACACCTTTACATAAGGGGCACCTCAGGCTCATGATGACCGCCGCCGACATGGGCGCCCATCTTCTGCCTCCCGTGCCGTCGTTCTACCACCAACCCAAAACCATCGAGGACATCCTCGATCAGACCATTGGAAAAATCTTTGATTACCTCGGAATCGAGCACAACCTGTTCCAGCGCTGGGGCGAGGAAACGTCCGCGAAGCCCCGATAG